Proteins co-encoded in one Stenotrophomonas maltophilia genomic window:
- a CDS encoding RebB family R body protein has product MAFPTAVNDQITDSVTQANTKVLGDAPAVAVGNLYQATAQALANAAHNATNAQQQSYVTAQSATTMGVATLYSIDTATTAVASKEILSTRVRGLGS; this is encoded by the coding sequence ATGGCATTTCCAACCGCGGTAAACGACCAGATCACCGACTCGGTCACCCAGGCCAACACCAAGGTGTTGGGCGATGCGCCCGCCGTGGCAGTGGGCAATCTCTACCAGGCCACCGCACAGGCGCTGGCCAACGCCGCCCACAACGCCACCAACGCGCAGCAGCAGTCCTACGTGACCGCGCAGTCGGCGACCACCATGGGCGTGGCCACGCTGTACTCGATCGATACCGCCACCACCGCCGTGGCCAGCAAGGAAATCCTCAGCACCCGCGTGCGCGGGCTGGGTTCCTGA
- a CDS encoding adhesin: MKATVKQTMLAMAIATASTAAAANGWDNQNANANINHNHTVSETRNDTHNHTDNDVRNRTVNVNVQKHSNIQADERKEKNNHGVDVNLEKDLRLSTDVNFSGDPSISGDIDLDSAAIAVIDNRQSISNNATSNSLVTNSASIGDSVGAGASGNLGFNVVSGDNNAQDNAASLSAADASFSFGMADAEVFVNQAGFGNATMNSGVTNAAALGGNAFGGASGNIGVNIASGNNNEQKNALAASVATTAVAQSSISSNQVSTGNTVSNAGFVQSYTDTVQVGMRGGVSGLTLAYGAGTYRGTGNAYQMANYYLDTWSGDLPHPGGNSTGHIDLDNEIQNATMNPNRPGVGGLGFDTRESGTSQFVELGVADLYASLSGTVSTTRWVNVNATNTSALSGSAFSGASGNIGVNVAAGTGNLQANSLALAVAQPSTGGGGGNGE, encoded by the coding sequence ATGAAAGCGACCGTCAAACAGACCATGCTCGCCATGGCGATTGCCACTGCCTCGACCGCCGCTGCGGCCAATGGCTGGGACAACCAGAACGCCAACGCGAACATCAACCACAACCACACCGTCAGCGAGACCCGCAACGACACCCACAACCACACCGACAACGACGTGCGCAACCGCACCGTCAATGTCAACGTACAGAAGCACAGCAACATCCAGGCCGACGAACGCAAGGAAAAGAACAACCACGGCGTCGACGTGAACCTGGAAAAGGACCTGCGCCTGAGTACCGACGTCAATTTCTCCGGTGATCCGAGCATCAGTGGCGACATCGACCTGGACTCGGCCGCGATCGCGGTGATCGACAACCGGCAGTCGATCAGCAACAACGCCACCAGCAACAGCCTGGTCACCAACAGTGCGTCGATCGGTGACAGCGTTGGTGCCGGTGCCTCGGGCAACCTGGGCTTCAACGTCGTCTCCGGCGACAACAATGCGCAGGACAACGCGGCCTCGCTGTCGGCGGCCGACGCCTCCTTCAGCTTCGGCATGGCCGACGCCGAAGTGTTCGTCAACCAGGCCGGCTTCGGCAACGCCACCATGAACTCCGGTGTGACCAACGCCGCGGCGCTGGGTGGCAATGCCTTTGGCGGCGCGTCGGGCAACATCGGGGTGAACATCGCCTCGGGCAACAACAACGAGCAGAAGAACGCACTGGCCGCATCGGTTGCCACCACCGCCGTTGCCCAGTCCAGCATCAGTTCCAACCAGGTCTCCACCGGCAACACGGTCAGCAATGCCGGCTTCGTGCAGTCCTACACCGATACGGTGCAGGTCGGCATGCGCGGTGGCGTCAGTGGCCTGACCCTGGCCTACGGCGCCGGCACCTACCGTGGCACCGGCAACGCCTACCAGATGGCCAACTACTACCTGGATACGTGGAGTGGCGATCTGCCGCACCCGGGTGGCAACAGCACCGGCCACATCGATCTGGACAACGAGATCCAGAACGCCACGATGAACCCCAACCGGCCGGGGGTGGGCGGCCTGGGCTTCGATACGCGTGAAAGCGGCACCAGCCAGTTCGTCGAACTGGGGGTGGCCGACCTGTACGCCAGCCTCAGCGGCACGGTCAGCACCACGCGCTGGGTGAATGTCAATGCGACCAACACCTCGGCGCTGTCGGGCAGTGCGTTCTCCGGCGCCTCCGGCAACATCGGTGTGAACGTGGCCGCCGGCACCGGCAACCTGCAGGCCAACAGCCTCGCCCTGGCGGTCGCCCAGCCCAGTACGGGCGGCGGTGGTGGCAACGGCGAGTAA
- a CDS encoding RebB family R body protein: MAFPTAVNDQVTDSVTQANLQVLGVAPATAMGTLYQATAQALANAAHNATLAQQQMYVTAQAATTMGVALLYAVDTGATGAATRKILG, encoded by the coding sequence ATGGCGTTTCCCACGGCCGTCAACGACCAGGTCACCGATTCGGTCACCCAGGCCAACCTGCAGGTGCTGGGCGTGGCACCGGCCACGGCGATGGGCACCTTGTACCAGGCCACCGCCCAGGCCCTGGCCAATGCCGCCCACAACGCGACGCTGGCCCAGCAGCAGATGTATGTCACCGCCCAGGCGGCCACCACGATGGGCGTGGCCCTGCTCTATGCCGTCGATACCGGCGCCACCGGCGCCGCAACCCGGAAGATCCTCGGCTGA
- a CDS encoding SPFH domain-containing protein encodes MGLVQAVKGAVGGVLADQWKDFYTVPTGLPSTAALFAAVAQGTNGGRGSNTSGSSNIISNGSKIIVPEGYGLLLFQDGAITAFVAEPGGYEWRSDDLNSQSIFAGDGLVSTFIKQSWERFKFGGQPGSQQAAYFVSLKELPDNRFGTQSEIYWDDGFLNTQVGAVTRGSYTLKIVDPILFVKNFVPASYLRPGQVFDFTDLDNAAASQLFNEVVGSLAPAFSLYTNDPGKGNRITKLQQDSLGFAQSLSAAVEQGYQWKSDRGLAIVKTAIVSIEYDANTRELLKTVQRADALSGSRGNSNLQASVAQGIQSAGENGGAAGLVGVGMASGMFGVGGMQQPVTPAADDPVAKLKKAKEMLDLGLITQSDYDALKAKALGL; translated from the coding sequence ATGGGTCTGGTGCAGGCAGTGAAGGGTGCAGTCGGCGGCGTGCTGGCCGACCAGTGGAAGGACTTCTACACCGTGCCGACGGGGCTGCCGTCCACCGCCGCACTGTTCGCCGCGGTGGCCCAGGGTACCAATGGCGGCCGGGGCTCCAACACCAGCGGCTCGTCCAACATCATCAGCAACGGCTCGAAGATCATCGTGCCGGAGGGCTATGGCCTGCTGCTGTTCCAGGACGGTGCCATTACCGCGTTCGTTGCCGAACCCGGCGGCTACGAGTGGCGCTCGGACGATCTGAATTCGCAGTCGATCTTCGCCGGTGACGGCCTGGTCAGCACCTTCATCAAGCAGAGCTGGGAACGCTTCAAGTTCGGTGGCCAGCCGGGCTCGCAGCAGGCCGCCTATTTCGTGTCGCTGAAGGAACTACCGGACAACCGCTTCGGCACCCAGTCGGAAATCTATTGGGACGACGGTTTCCTCAACACCCAGGTCGGCGCGGTCACGCGCGGTTCGTACACGCTGAAGATCGTTGACCCGATCCTGTTCGTGAAGAACTTCGTACCGGCCAGCTACCTGCGGCCGGGCCAGGTGTTCGACTTCACCGACCTGGACAATGCGGCGGCCAGCCAGCTGTTCAATGAAGTGGTCGGTTCACTGGCGCCGGCGTTCAGCCTGTATACCAACGATCCCGGCAAGGGCAACCGCATCACCAAGCTGCAGCAGGATTCGCTGGGCTTCGCGCAGAGCCTGTCGGCCGCGGTGGAACAGGGCTACCAGTGGAAGTCCGACCGCGGCCTGGCCATCGTCAAGACCGCGATCGTCTCCATCGAGTACGACGCCAACACCCGCGAACTGCTGAAGACCGTGCAGCGCGCCGATGCGCTGTCCGGTTCGCGCGGCAATTCCAACCTGCAGGCCAGCGTAGCCCAGGGCATCCAGTCGGCCGGCGAGAACGGTGGCGCGGCGGGCCTGGTGGGCGTCGGCATGGCCTCGGGCATGTTCGGCGTGGGCGGCATGCAGCAGCCGGTGACGCCGGCCGCCGATGACCCAGTGGCCAAGCTGAAGAAGGCCAAGGAGATGCTGGATCTGGGCCTGATCACCCAGAGCGACTACGACGCGCTGAAGGCCAAGGCACTGGGCCTGTAA
- a CDS encoding TFIIB-type zinc ribbon-containing protein — translation MSDSRNGPPPLPGSAPATPPPLPAASLDGPGSPQDVPPLPGSFPLDTSKLPQAIRDEVEAPDPLAIDTSARELKDGLNRCPKCGATDIRPKPGTDILICLYCRHQWQGERVEEAFGLGEDIDQLRGTVIASGARDIDADTSALMTFKCTGCGAEVTVNTESTMTARCHWCRHVFGVNEQIANGAVPDAVLPFHISKDDAVARIRQFVDKRRLFALKAFKQQFTPENVVGVYLPYMIVDSNVSAAVAGKGEIQTRRYEVGNDKNKRTVYDADVYQIERQVDFTVDDLQMESSAERGNLDVSANTNNIINTILPFDTKNAVKWNASYLAGFTSEKRNVDVEKLRPRLEDQLLSIARSQVEASVRGYNRGVRWEQEQLEVHGTRWVSMYLPVWLYSYHQPGRNGGMLHYIAVNGRTGETMGSVPVQQWKMLLAALAAGTVIETLAIAILMATS, via the coding sequence ATGTCCGATTCCCGAAACGGCCCACCGCCGCTGCCCGGATCCGCGCCTGCGACACCGCCGCCGCTGCCGGCGGCGTCGCTCGATGGCCCGGGTTCGCCGCAGGACGTACCTCCCCTGCCCGGCAGCTTTCCGCTGGATACCTCGAAACTGCCACAGGCGATCCGCGATGAAGTGGAAGCGCCCGACCCGCTGGCCATCGATACCTCGGCCCGCGAACTGAAGGACGGCCTCAACCGCTGTCCCAAGTGCGGCGCCACCGACATCCGGCCCAAGCCCGGCACCGACATCCTCATCTGCCTGTACTGCCGTCACCAATGGCAGGGCGAGCGGGTGGAAGAGGCATTCGGGCTGGGCGAGGACATCGACCAGCTGCGCGGCACCGTCATCGCCTCCGGTGCGCGTGACATCGATGCCGACACCTCAGCGCTGATGACCTTCAAGTGCACCGGCTGTGGTGCCGAGGTGACGGTCAACACCGAAAGCACCATGACCGCACGCTGCCATTGGTGCCGGCATGTGTTCGGCGTCAACGAGCAGATCGCCAACGGCGCCGTGCCCGATGCCGTGCTGCCCTTCCATATCAGCAAGGACGATGCGGTCGCGCGCATCCGCCAGTTCGTGGACAAGCGCCGGCTGTTCGCGCTGAAGGCCTTCAAGCAGCAGTTCACCCCGGAAAACGTGGTGGGCGTGTACCTGCCCTACATGATTGTCGACAGCAATGTCAGCGCAGCGGTGGCCGGCAAGGGCGAGATCCAGACCCGCCGCTACGAAGTGGGCAACGACAAGAACAAGCGCACCGTGTATGACGCCGATGTCTACCAGATCGAGCGCCAGGTCGATTTCACCGTCGACGATCTGCAGATGGAATCTTCGGCCGAGCGCGGCAACCTGGATGTCAGCGCCAACACCAACAACATCATCAACACCATCCTGCCGTTCGACACCAAGAACGCGGTGAAGTGGAACGCCTCCTACCTGGCCGGTTTCACCTCGGAGAAGCGCAACGTGGACGTGGAGAAACTGCGTCCGCGGCTGGAGGACCAGCTGCTGTCGATCGCGCGCTCGCAGGTGGAAGCATCGGTACGCGGCTACAACCGCGGCGTGCGCTGGGAGCAGGAGCAGCTGGAAGTCCACGGCACCCGCTGGGTATCGATGTACCTGCCGGTCTGGCTTTACTCCTACCACCAGCCTGGCCGCAATGGCGGCATGCTGCACTACATCGCAGTGAACGGCCGCACCGGCGAAACCATGGGCAGCGTGCCGGTGCAGCAATGGAAGATGCTGCTGGCGGCACTGGCCGCCGGCACCGTCATCGAAACCCTCGCAATTGCAATCCTGATGGCAACCTCATGA
- a CDS encoding RebB family R body protein, protein MAFPTAVNDQITDSVTQANTKVLGDAPAVAMGNLYQATAQALANAAHNATNAQQQSYVTAQAATTMGVATLYSIDTATTGVATKQILGA, encoded by the coding sequence ATGGCATTCCCGACCGCTGTCAACGACCAGATCACCGATTCGGTCACCCAGGCCAACACCAAGGTGCTGGGTGACGCCCCCGCCGTGGCGATGGGCAATCTCTACCAGGCCACCGCGCAGGCGCTGGCCAATGCCGCCCACAACGCGACCAACGCGCAGCAGCAGTCCTATGTGACCGCGCAGGCAGCCACCACCATGGGCGTGGCCACGCTGTACTCGATCGACACGGCCACCACCGGCGTGGCCACCAAGCAGATCCTCGGCGCGTAA
- a CDS encoding RebB family R body protein, translated as MAAPPAIGYLLDATSSGSALAIGLAPSFAMSATYLAMADSIGLAMQNAVANQQRGQVTAGASLAQVLALIIQKGAVPS; from the coding sequence ATGGCCGCGCCGCCTGCCATCGGCTACCTGCTGGATGCCACCAGCAGTGGGTCCGCGCTGGCGATCGGCCTTGCCCCGTCGTTTGCGATGTCCGCCACCTACCTGGCGATGGCCGACAGCATCGGCCTGGCGATGCAGAACGCGGTGGCAAACCAACAACGTGGCCAGGTGACCGCCGGCGCGAGCCTGGCCCAGGTCCTGGCCCTGATCATCCAGAAGGGAGCCGTTCCATCATGA
- a CDS encoding CD225/dispanin family protein, giving the protein MERTTGTTTAPKNYLMWAILSIFGGFWPFGIVATVYANRTSSLLAAGQIGAATVASRKALRWLIASFVTLPLCVLLLVGYALILRAGA; this is encoded by the coding sequence ATGGAACGTACCACCGGCACCACCACGGCCCCGAAGAACTACCTGATGTGGGCCATCCTGAGCATCTTCGGTGGCTTCTGGCCGTTCGGCATCGTCGCCACGGTCTACGCCAACCGCACCTCGTCACTGCTGGCCGCCGGCCAGATCGGTGCCGCCACCGTGGCCTCGCGCAAGGCACTGCGCTGGCTGATCGCTTCGTTCGTCACGCTGCCGTTGTGCGTACTGCTGCTGGTGGGTTACGCGCTGATCCTGCGCGCTGGCGCCTGA
- a CDS encoding RebB family R body protein has product MSSDNTVNSQIVDSVSAAATLLVGQAPAQAFGMLDMVMLETLGTAMHNAVARQQGAGMVSSAAVTAACAKMINAPWPVPPPPPAPAPPPPPNVIPLPGPVPAPPSPTAVIAAATAEGKTAISVLQAQTHGATADAAAATASLHTLEQLAGEGAAPAPGPAPDSTPGPDPAAGPAQDPAPDSPSTPASDGTDPAA; this is encoded by the coding sequence ATGAGCAGTGACAACACGGTCAACAGCCAGATCGTCGACAGCGTCAGCGCCGCCGCCACGTTGCTGGTCGGCCAGGCGCCGGCGCAGGCCTTCGGCATGCTGGACATGGTGATGCTGGAGACCCTGGGCACGGCCATGCACAACGCGGTCGCGCGCCAGCAGGGCGCCGGCATGGTCAGCTCGGCGGCGGTGACCGCCGCCTGCGCGAAGATGATCAACGCGCCGTGGCCGGTACCGCCGCCCCCGCCCGCGCCGGCACCGCCACCGCCACCGAACGTGATCCCGCTGCCCGGCCCGGTGCCGGCCCCACCCTCGCCGACGGCGGTAATCGCCGCGGCCACCGCAGAAGGAAAGACCGCCATCAGCGTCCTGCAGGCACAGACCCACGGTGCCACCGCCGACGCTGCGGCCGCCACCGCCAGCCTGCACACGCTTGAACAGCTTGCAGGCGAAGGCGCGGCGCCCGCGCCCGGCCCTGCGCCCGACTCCACGCCCGGTCCGGATCCGGCAGCGGGTCCCGCCCAGGACCCCGCGCCCGACTCCCCTTCCACCCCGGCGAGCGACGGCACTGATCCCGCCGCGTGA
- a CDS encoding transporter, with the protein MHTLPRITPLALAALAGTALAAPPMAGAGADDGADVQALANQLEQLKSNYAQEVRRLRELDMQVQAMQARLAGRAGPDAAAPAAPLAQAAAAAVPPSSEGYASTAAEAQQAKQESRRSVDDVKQQQSALFSRRFTVENSLTYARYDRKQLTLNGFLALDAIFLGNIAIENVESDSLTYNLAARWGVSPNLTLNLDVPYLARRTVYQKGGAGGAAAAIAQEETNGNGLGDIGLSANYRLFGERGWRPETVLTAGVTAPTGRAPYGLDWKVIERDDDDYIRFAVPREQPTGNGVWQANLGLSMVKTADPAILFANVGYVHSFARSFDDIDSNPDTVNPGEVKLGGSVYFGAGVAFAFNERTSLSLSFSDRISARASTRFEGGQWVKVIGSDANAASLNLGVTYALNQHTTLVTLLGIGLTPDAPDFTLAFKIPYML; encoded by the coding sequence ATGCACACCCTACCGAGGATCACCCCGCTGGCGCTGGCGGCGCTGGCAGGCACCGCGCTTGCCGCGCCGCCCATGGCCGGCGCTGGCGCCGACGATGGCGCCGACGTGCAGGCACTGGCCAACCAGCTGGAGCAGCTGAAGAGCAACTACGCCCAGGAAGTGCGACGGCTGCGCGAGCTGGACATGCAGGTACAGGCGATGCAGGCCCGCCTGGCGGGCCGGGCCGGCCCGGACGCCGCCGCTCCTGCGGCGCCGCTGGCACAGGCTGCGGCCGCCGCCGTTCCTCCCAGCAGTGAAGGCTATGCCAGCACTGCTGCCGAGGCACAGCAGGCCAAGCAGGAGTCGCGACGCAGCGTGGATGATGTGAAGCAGCAGCAATCGGCGCTGTTCTCGCGCCGCTTCACTGTCGAAAACAGCCTTACCTACGCGCGCTACGATCGCAAGCAGCTCACCCTCAACGGCTTCCTGGCGCTGGATGCGATCTTCCTGGGCAACATCGCCATCGAGAACGTGGAGTCCGATTCGCTCACCTACAACCTGGCGGCGCGCTGGGGCGTCAGCCCGAACCTGACGTTGAACCTGGACGTGCCGTACCTGGCGCGGCGCACTGTCTACCAGAAAGGCGGTGCCGGTGGCGCGGCGGCGGCGATCGCCCAGGAAGAGACCAACGGCAATGGCCTGGGTGACATCGGCCTGAGTGCGAACTACCGGTTGTTCGGGGAGCGTGGCTGGCGCCCGGAAACCGTGCTCACCGCAGGGGTGACCGCCCCCACCGGGCGCGCACCGTATGGCCTGGACTGGAAAGTGATCGAACGCGACGACGATGACTACATCCGCTTCGCGGTGCCACGCGAGCAACCCACCGGCAACGGCGTCTGGCAGGCCAACCTGGGCCTGTCGATGGTGAAGACCGCCGATCCGGCCATCCTGTTCGCCAATGTGGGTTACGTGCACTCGTTCGCGCGCAGTTTCGACGATATCGACAGCAACCCCGATACGGTCAATCCCGGTGAAGTGAAGCTGGGCGGATCGGTGTACTTCGGCGCGGGCGTGGCCTTCGCCTTCAACGAGCGCACCAGCCTCAGCCTGTCCTTCAGCGACCGCATCAGCGCCCGCGCCTCGACCCGCTTCGAGGGCGGCCAGTGGGTGAAGGTGATCGGCAGCGACGCCAACGCCGCGTCGCTGAACCTGGGCGTGACCTATGCGCTGAACCAGCACACCACCCTGGTGACGCTGCTGGGCATCGGCCTGACGCCGGATGCACCCGACTTCACCCTGGCGTTCAAGATCCCGTACATGCTCTAG
- a CDS encoding C39 family peptidase: MFGCRAWLLLMTLLLLGTGPAWAGDVRFSGVLPNGALLQQKVESMQERRYRNVVRQHTDYSCGAAALATILRHAYHLQTDEATVIEGMMGVSDPALVAERGFSLLDIKRYVESLGMRGRGYRIDEARLRTLRVPGLVLMDVRGFRHFVVLKQVRDGYVEVADPILGNRSLALPDFLAAWPSRAVFVVIGSDFDRNTVLLQPSERPSARALYARQGPITDAELVDFGFSHADLF; encoded by the coding sequence ATGTTCGGTTGCCGCGCATGGTTGCTGCTGATGACCCTGTTGCTGCTGGGCACGGGCCCGGCGTGGGCGGGCGATGTGCGCTTCAGCGGCGTGCTGCCCAACGGCGCGCTGCTGCAGCAGAAGGTGGAGAGCATGCAGGAGCGGCGCTACCGCAACGTGGTGCGCCAGCACACCGACTACAGCTGCGGTGCGGCGGCGCTGGCCACCATCCTGCGCCATGCCTACCACCTGCAGACCGATGAAGCGACGGTGATCGAAGGGATGATGGGGGTATCGGATCCTGCGCTGGTGGCCGAGCGTGGCTTCTCGTTGCTGGACATCAAGCGCTACGTGGAGTCGCTGGGCATGCGCGGGCGTGGTTATCGCATCGACGAGGCGCGGCTGCGCACGCTGCGCGTTCCCGGCCTGGTGCTGATGGATGTGCGCGGCTTCCGCCACTTCGTGGTGCTCAAGCAGGTGCGGGACGGCTACGTGGAGGTGGCCGACCCGATTCTCGGCAATCGTAGCCTGGCCCTGCCCGACTTTCTGGCGGCCTGGCCATCACGCGCCGTGTTCGTGGTGATCGGCAGTGATTTCGACCGCAACACCGTCCTGCTGCAACCCAGCGAACGGCCCAGTGCACGCGCGCTCTACGCGCGGCAGGGGCCGATCACCGATGCGGAACTGGTCGACTTCGGCTTCAGCCACGCCGATCTGTTCTGA
- a CDS encoding helix-turn-helix domain-containing protein, producing the protein MHRQVSEMLQRAYRPHRSLPDLLGAFVKEFSQHQALRGGRVHLRGTGTGSAEDAATAAPPQAPGDSQRVPIRYGGEVLGELQLEGEPGRLDSRALALGELFAHRCAHLIKRYEAQAWAEQALSRPLLLVGACDALKRMEEFVERAAASRLPVLLRGEFGTEKMELAAALHSGGPRRRGPFVEINCAHAQGEPADWFGRAGGGTLYLHEVDELPAALQGQLSHSIRGMQAATVDADPVHAIRVIASTSADLEQRVRERQFSRALLAGLEFLTVDIPPLRERTEDIGALVARSLQMHGFNPQVIGGDVLETLRSHHWPGNLLEMERVVVRLAVMTGGRSIHREDVLRHAPGLVASADAAPPVPVLAAIDPPAAEATRQDDAVAAPASAHEGLHDGLKRALAYLKDHAAEPVTLGDLARQAHVSQSHLGFLFRSELGTTFKLLLQQLRIEHAKQLLRGGQRLRITDVALQVGFGDLSHFEKSFRRVVGVSPRSYRRTPEQ; encoded by the coding sequence ATGCACAGGCAAGTCAGTGAGATGTTGCAGCGCGCCTATCGGCCACACCGGTCCCTGCCCGATCTGCTGGGCGCGTTCGTGAAGGAGTTTTCGCAGCATCAGGCCCTGCGCGGTGGGCGCGTGCACCTGCGTGGCACCGGCACCGGCAGCGCGGAGGACGCCGCGACTGCAGCGCCGCCGCAGGCACCCGGTGACAGCCAACGCGTGCCGATCCGCTACGGGGGGGAGGTGCTGGGTGAGCTGCAGCTGGAGGGAGAGCCCGGCCGCCTGGACAGCCGGGCGCTGGCGCTGGGCGAGCTGTTCGCGCACCGTTGTGCGCATCTGATCAAGCGCTACGAAGCGCAGGCCTGGGCCGAGCAGGCCCTGAGCCGGCCGCTGCTGCTGGTCGGTGCCTGTGACGCGCTGAAGCGGATGGAGGAGTTTGTCGAGCGCGCAGCCGCCAGTCGTCTGCCGGTATTGCTGCGCGGTGAGTTCGGCACCGAGAAGATGGAGCTGGCCGCGGCACTGCACAGCGGCGGGCCGAGACGGCGCGGGCCGTTCGTGGAGATCAACTGTGCGCACGCCCAGGGTGAGCCGGCCGACTGGTTCGGTCGTGCCGGCGGCGGCACCCTGTACCTGCATGAAGTGGATGAGCTGCCTGCCGCTTTGCAGGGCCAGCTTTCGCACAGCATCCGCGGCATGCAGGCGGCAACGGTCGACGCCGACCCGGTGCACGCCATCCGGGTCATCGCTTCCACCAGCGCCGACCTGGAACAGCGCGTGCGCGAGCGGCAGTTCTCGCGTGCGCTGCTGGCCGGCCTGGAATTCCTCACCGTGGACATTCCGCCGCTGCGCGAGCGCACCGAAGACATCGGTGCCCTGGTGGCGCGCTCGCTGCAGATGCATGGGTTCAACCCGCAGGTCATCGGTGGTGACGTGCTGGAAACCCTGCGCAGCCACCACTGGCCCGGCAACCTGCTGGAAATGGAACGGGTGGTGGTGCGGCTGGCGGTGATGACCGGTGGACGCAGCATCCATCGCGAGGACGTGCTGCGCCACGCGCCGGGGCTGGTGGCCAGCGCCGATGCAGCGCCTCCAGTGCCGGTATTGGCGGCGATCGACCCGCCTGCGGCCGAGGCCACCCGGCAGGACGACGCGGTGGCCGCGCCGGCCTCGGCACATGAAGGGCTGCATGATGGCCTGAAACGGGCGCTGGCCTATCTGAAGGACCATGCCGCCGAGCCGGTGACGCTGGGTGACCTGGCCCGCCAGGCGCATGTGAGCCAGTCGCACCTGGGGTTCCTGTTCCGCAGCGAACTGGGCACCACCTTCAAGCTGCTGCTGCAGCAACTGCGCATCGAACATGCCAAGCAGCTGCTGCGCGGCGGCCAGCGCCTGCGCATCACCGATGTCGCCCTGCAGGTCGGCTTCGGTGACCTGAGCCACTTCGAGAAGAGCTTCCGCCGGGTGGTCGGGGTGAGCCCGCGCAGCTACCGCCGCACGCCGGAGCAATGA
- a CDS encoding NAD(P)-dependent oxidoreductase: MPVGFIGLGVMGTPMAGHLARSGTAVLGWSRSGRTYPAAQAAGIGVCASLDEVFAACDTLILMLAHDEAIGSVLDRHGAAFRERVQGRLLINMGTSSAAFSQALCEQVRGAGGRYVEAPVSGSRVQAEAAQLVILLAGAPTDIEQATALLAPLGRQCVACGPVPSALRMKLAVNLYLITLVTGLAEAVHFAEKHGIALERFAEVLNAGPMASDVSRIKLDKMIRDDFQVQASITDVLKNSGLVAGAAREAGMHAALIEDSDALFARAQQMGLGRLDMAAVLLAVRAGRAGTDRH, encoded by the coding sequence ATGCCTGTTGGATTCATCGGCCTGGGCGTGATGGGAACGCCGATGGCGGGTCACCTGGCGCGCTCAGGCACCGCCGTGCTGGGCTGGTCGCGCTCCGGGCGTACCTATCCTGCTGCGCAGGCGGCGGGCATCGGGGTGTGCGCATCGCTCGACGAGGTGTTCGCGGCGTGCGACACCCTGATCCTGATGCTGGCCCATGACGAGGCCATCGGCAGCGTGCTGGACCGCCACGGCGCGGCCTTCCGCGAACGCGTGCAGGGCCGCCTGCTGATCAACATGGGCACCAGTTCCGCCGCGTTTTCACAGGCCTTGTGCGAACAGGTGCGCGGTGCGGGCGGGCGCTACGTGGAGGCGCCGGTGTCCGGATCGCGCGTGCAGGCCGAGGCCGCACAGCTGGTCATCCTTCTGGCCGGGGCACCGACCGATATTGAGCAGGCCACAGCCCTGCTGGCGCCACTGGGCCGGCAATGCGTCGCCTGCGGCCCGGTTCCGTCGGCGCTGCGCATGAAGCTGGCGGTGAACCTGTACCTCATCACGCTGGTCACCGGGCTGGCCGAGGCAGTGCACTTCGCCGAAAAGCACGGCATCGCGCTGGAGCGCTTCGCCGAGGTGCTCAATGCCGGCCCGATGGCCAGCGACGTGTCGCGGATCAAGCTGGACAAGATGATCCGCGACGATTTCCAGGTGCAGGCATCGATCACCGACGTTCTGAAGAACAGCGGACTGGTGGCCGGTGCGGCGCGCGAGGCCGGCATGCACGCCGCACTGATCGAGGACAGCGACGCGCTGTTCGCCCGTGCCCAGCAGATGGGTCTGGGTAGGTTGGACATGGCCGCCGTACTGCTGGCCGTCCGTGCCGGACGGGCCGGCACCGACCGGCACTGA
- a CDS encoding RebB family R body protein encodes MAFPTAVNSQITDSVSQVNTKVLGDAPAIAMGNLFVATSQALSNAAHNATNNQQQSYVTMQASTTQGVSTLYAIDTASNGVATREILGLR; translated from the coding sequence ATGGCATTTCCCACCGCCGTCAACAGCCAGATCACCGACTCGGTCTCGCAGGTCAACACCAAGGTTCTCGGTGATGCGCCGGCGATCGCAATGGGCAACCTGTTCGTGGCCACCAGCCAGGCGCTGTCCAACGCCGCCCACAACGCCACCAACAACCAGCAGCAGTCCTACGTGACCATGCAGGCGTCGACCACCCAGGGGGTGTCCACGCTGTATGCGATCGACACCGCCTCCAATGGCGTGGCCACCCGCGAAATCCTGGGCCTGCGCTGA